In one Mesorhizobium australicum genomic region, the following are encoded:
- a CDS encoding helix-turn-helix domain-containing protein, translating into MKNYQISAARAMTGWSQTELAERANSSLTTISQAETGNNAVSTKLAAKIEQVFKSEGIFFTERGVEKRDTAIYTIGGDGWWLQVLDDVYQSMIDQKGEILLFCADDRESGEEVVRSWARIRKLGVSVRQLVREDNDYLLGPVNEYRWIPKEFFTNYVTMVYGEKVCICAENNTKAVIFKDRQLARMMTNLFNWNWSHAEQPTSSSATDADRL; encoded by the coding sequence ATGAAAAACTATCAAATTTCGGCGGCAAGGGCGATGACAGGCTGGTCTCAGACGGAGTTGGCCGAGCGCGCCAATTCCTCGCTCACGACTATTTCCCAGGCAGAGACCGGCAACAACGCCGTATCGACTAAGCTGGCGGCTAAGATAGAGCAGGTTTTCAAGTCCGAAGGCATCTTCTTCACCGAACGCGGCGTCGAAAAGCGCGACACGGCTATCTACACCATCGGCGGCGACGGCTGGTGGCTTCAGGTGCTGGACGATGTCTACCAGTCGATGATCGACCAGAAAGGCGAAATCCTTCTCTTCTGCGCGGATGACCGGGAGTCGGGCGAAGAGGTCGTGCGCTCCTGGGCGCGCATCCGCAAGCTCGGCGTCTCCGTGCGCCAGCTCGTGCGCGAGGACAACGATTATCTCCTTGGCCCCGTCAACGAGTACCGCTGGATTCCGAAGGAATTTTTCACGAACTACGTCACCATGGTCTATGGCGAGAAGGTGTGCATCTGCGCCGAAAACAATACGAAAGCCGTCATCTTCAAGGACAGGCAGCTTGCCCGGATGATGACCAATCTTTTCAACTGGAACTGGAGCCATGCCGAGCAGCCTACAAGCAGCAGCGCCACCGATGCCGACCGACTATAG
- a CDS encoding peptidoglycan-binding domain-containing protein produces the protein MALPPQAAANDILRFGEQLLNEMQRNSGGRVIRRLDEDEIIRRVPDRRQQRSETRRQQRKTQQRSAESGPRGNPTVYRLQQFLIANGFNPGEPDGDWGRATEQALKDWQASIDNEPTGVLTDPQRMTIFGTTDPAGTKTAEQPAQPMTAPARVAAATPQGGGYVQVNRPGYGVWYGRMACKRDRETLDTQFEFDIATRKDGYYELTLALYRPNDKDGHVTYTTFLGEDIRGKEGTRNFVVSKRDNDIGAITPGNFTLTGDIFGSAPLEAAFSSGPCPSFAAEHYSAWGSRMTPTAAIPVDGGTFVSLPTWRDRCEALIGWMDKLTVEYPGHDFLKGDRSNHRRTLPLFADDDFLPVFGQAFDALNEESRRKIWDEIGDHCERDPFTRDRMRIYNYLIEGRFREYGVHAPMFGVREIRKIRNEVRALAQQAAAPMSGDRPFRSVAGDLIAVREQIAAKSTQLWPSETKDAAAAIDARIQTLARAEADKALAATQAASDPASGLKLAGDALSNDRFGFLAQMAAADRDQFTRAIEELQAGFAEQLFAPELSKASAAPRDLGGVRQIAEQLKAVPAITTGIPDTPKQKFIAALTTERDKRLVEIVDRRIAELTALPPGLAGLSAGATWADTLKADFAGFSDNAALKKAEGEFGKDRQRRLKEALPEFEARARSMANQAEAAALVDQYFSMPSDKRETVWLEYMFAANAVGS, from the coding sequence GTGGCGTTGCCGCCGCAAGCAGCTGCGAACGATATTTTGCGCTTCGGCGAGCAGCTTCTCAACGAGATGCAGCGCAACAGCGGCGGCCGGGTTATCCGCCGCCTCGATGAGGATGAAATCATTCGCCGTGTGCCAGACCGGCGGCAGCAGCGTTCCGAAACGAGGCGGCAGCAACGGAAGACGCAGCAGCGCAGCGCTGAATCCGGCCCGAGAGGAAATCCCACCGTCTACCGGCTCCAACAATTCCTGATCGCGAACGGCTTCAATCCCGGCGAACCGGATGGAGATTGGGGACGCGCAACCGAACAGGCGCTTAAAGACTGGCAGGCCTCCATCGACAACGAGCCGACCGGCGTCCTGACCGACCCGCAGCGCATGACGATTTTTGGGACGACCGACCCGGCCGGAACCAAAACCGCCGAGCAACCCGCCCAGCCGATGACGGCACCAGCGCGTGTGGCAGCAGCCACCCCGCAGGGCGGAGGCTACGTGCAGGTCAATCGCCCCGGGTACGGCGTATGGTATGGGCGCATGGCCTGCAAGCGCGACCGGGAGACGCTGGATACGCAATTCGAGTTCGATATCGCCACCCGAAAAGACGGTTATTACGAACTGACGCTGGCCCTATACCGTCCGAACGACAAGGACGGACATGTCACCTACACAACCTTTTTGGGTGAGGACATTCGCGGCAAGGAAGGGACGCGGAATTTTGTCGTCAGCAAACGAGATAACGACATCGGCGCGATCACACCGGGCAACTTTACCCTGACAGGCGATATCTTTGGAAGCGCACCGCTAGAAGCCGCTTTTTCAAGCGGGCCGTGTCCTAGCTTCGCCGCCGAGCATTATTCGGCATGGGGATCGAGGATGACGCCGACTGCCGCGATACCTGTGGACGGTGGAACGTTTGTGTCACTACCGACGTGGCGGGATAGATGCGAAGCGCTCATCGGGTGGATGGACAAATTGACGGTCGAATACCCCGGCCATGATTTCCTCAAAGGGGATCGCAGCAATCACCGGCGCACCCTGCCTCTGTTTGCCGATGACGATTTCCTCCCGGTGTTCGGGCAGGCGTTCGACGCCCTCAACGAAGAATCGCGGCGGAAAATCTGGGACGAGATCGGCGATCATTGCGAACGAGACCCGTTCACCCGCGACCGGATGCGCATCTACAACTATTTGATCGAGGGGCGATTCAGGGAATATGGCGTCCATGCGCCTATGTTCGGGGTCCGTGAAATCCGCAAGATCAGGAACGAGGTGCGCGCCCTCGCTCAGCAAGCTGCCGCACCGATGAGCGGGGATCGTCCTTTCCGTTCGGTCGCAGGCGATCTGATCGCGGTTCGCGAACAGATCGCCGCGAAATCGACCCAGCTATGGCCGAGCGAGACGAAGGATGCGGCGGCCGCCATCGACGCGCGCATCCAGACGCTCGCGCGCGCCGAGGCGGACAAGGCGCTGGCCGCAACGCAGGCTGCTAGCGATCCGGCATCGGGTTTGAAGCTGGCAGGCGATGCTCTCTCCAATGACCGTTTTGGTTTCCTTGCCCAGATGGCTGCGGCGGATCGGGATCAATTCACGCGCGCTATCGAGGAGTTGCAGGCAGGTTTCGCCGAGCAGTTATTTGCGCCCGAGCTATCCAAAGCATCGGCAGCGCCCCGCGATCTCGGCGGCGTCCGCCAGATCGCCGAGCAGTTGAAAGCTGTGCCCGCAATAACAACCGGCATACCGGATACCCCGAAGCAGAAATTCATTGCAGCCCTGACCACCGAGCGCGACAAACGCCTTGTTGAAATCGTGGACCGCAGGATTGCCGAGTTGACGGCGCTGCCACCCGGTCTGGCCGGGTTGAGCGCTGGCGCGACATGGGCCGATACGCTCAAAGCCGATTTTGCCGGGTTTAGCGATAACGCCGCCCTCAAAAAAGCTGAGGGCGAGTTCGGTAAAGACCGGCAGCGCCGCCTAAAAGAAGCCCTCCCGGAATTTGAGGCTCGCGCGCGTTCCATGGCAAATCAGGCGGAAGCGGCGGCCCTGGTGGACCAGTATTTTTCCATGCCGAGCGACAAGCGTGAGACGGTCTGGCTCGAATACATGTTCGCTGCGAACGCGGTTGGTTCATAG
- a CDS encoding polymorphic toxin type 30 domain-containing protein produces MAAQNHPNAIKRKASASGVRRLARPANDNARGAASTIPRHGVRKGGSSNSLIKHPIRALAVGRNFGLVTGEGTYTLGSLNGLKSNIGYAKSLSQLQRISARDISTALTGGGVSLKQIRKLIPANRELPFTKSQRIDEGYKYRFFLKGQRVEIKWHSPDRGAPVGSNSRKMWTAQVQIGGKYLGSDGKLYRNAKQNITHIPLYE; encoded by the coding sequence ATGGCAGCGCAGAACCATCCGAATGCAATCAAAAGAAAGGCAAGCGCCAGCGGTGTCCGGCGTTTGGCGCGGCCGGCGAATGATAACGCTCGTGGCGCGGCATCAACGATACCTCGCCATGGTGTTCGAAAAGGCGGTTCCAGCAATTCCTTGATTAAGCACCCCATAAGGGCCTTGGCGGTCGGTCGAAATTTTGGGCTCGTTACAGGTGAAGGTACGTATACGCTTGGCTCATTGAATGGCCTAAAATCAAACATTGGGTACGCAAAATCTTTATCACAACTTCAAAGGATTTCGGCTCGGGACATATCCACGGCGCTGACGGGTGGCGGTGTCTCATTGAAGCAAATTCGAAAGTTGATCCCCGCCAACCGTGAACTCCCTTTTACCAAAAGCCAAAGAATTGATGAGGGATATAAATATCGCTTCTTTCTCAAGGGCCAACGAGTCGAGATCAAATGGCATTCTCCAGATCGGGGAGCGCCGGTCGGGTCAAACTCCCGCAAAATGTGGACAGCACAGGTACAAATCGGTGGCAAATATCTGGGGTCTGATGGTAAACTATATCGGAATGCAAAACAAAACATAACGCATATTCCACTGTATGAATGA
- a CDS encoding DUF3768 domain-containing protein has product MSAALTVAGLNDLFRETFLTGRVVLTDGIASLPDDLREAVITRVRTFDAFSPDDDPYGEHDCGAFDQPGVGKVFWKIDCYDPEYRHRNEDPADPKVTRRVLTIMLAEEY; this is encoded by the coding sequence GTGAGCGCGGCGCTCACCGTCGCCGGCCTGAACGACCTGTTCCGTGAGACTTTCCTCACGGGGCGGGTCGTCCTCACAGACGGCATCGCATCGCTTCCCGATGATCTTCGCGAAGCGGTCATCACGCGGGTCCGCACCTTCGATGCGTTCTCGCCGGACGACGATCCGTACGGCGAACACGACTGCGGCGCGTTCGACCAGCCGGGCGTCGGCAAGGTCTTCTGGAAGATCGACTGTTACGATCCCGAGTATCGCCATCGCAACGAAGACCCGGCCGATCCGAAGGTCACGCGCCGAGTGCTGACCATCATGCTGGCGGAGGAATACTGA